One Cyprinus carpio isolate SPL01 chromosome A16, ASM1834038v1, whole genome shotgun sequence genomic region harbors:
- the LOC109071558 gene encoding 39S ribosomal protein L13, mitochondrial-like, translating into MSSFSRSAQQWATFARSWLLIDARMQPPGKIASVCSVRLQGKHKPIYHPLSDIGDHVVVMNTRHIAFSGNKWEQKVYSSHTGYPGSFKQLTAAQMHQKDSTAIIKLAVYGMLPKNLTRRTMMQRLHLFPDDLLPDDILRNLTEELPQPREIPRKLSEYTQEERDAFPMLWTPPEDYRMK; encoded by the exons ATGTCTAGTTTTTCGAGATCCGCCCAG CAATGGGCGACCTTTGCCAGATCCTGGCTCCTGATAGACGCGAGGATGCAGCCTCCAGGAAAGATCGCTTCTGTGTGCTCAGTGCGGCTTCAAGGGAAACATAAACCCATTTACCATCCACTGA GTGATATTGGAGATCATGTGGTGGTCATGAACACCAGACACATCGCCTTCTCTGGAAATAAATGGGAACAGAAAGTGTATTCGTCTCACACAGG CTACCCTGGATCATTCAAACAGCTCACCGCAGCCCAAATGCACCAAAAGGACTCAACAGCT ATCATTAAACTGGCTGTGTACGGGATGCTTCCAAAAAACCTCACCAGAAGGACCATGATGCAACGGCTTCACCTCTTCCCAGATGAT CTCCTTCCTGATGATATTCTGAGGAACCTGACAGAGGAGCTTCCTCAACCCAGAGAGATTCCTCGTAAGCTCAGCGAGTACACGCAGGAGGAGCGGGACGCTTTCCCCATGCTCTGGACccc GCCAGAAGACTACAGGATGAAATGA